The following is a genomic window from Dermatophilaceae bacterium Soc4.6.
CGTCCCGACCCGCCGCCGTCCGGGAGGTGGCCCGGAGCCTGGGCCGCTCCCCCAGCACCGTGTCCGAGGTCCTGTCGGCGTTACGGCGCGACGAGCTGCTGGACGAGAAGAACACCCTCGTGGGCACCGGCCTGTTCTGGCAGGTCTCCGACCGCTGGCCTACCCGACGCACCTACCTCGCCCAAGCACCTGCACCCGGTGACGTCAGCCTGACTCAGGCCCTCAGGCTCGGACTCGACGACGTCGATCACGAACCGGGATGGGCGCTGACCGACTCAGCTGCGGCCGCCGCGTACGGGGCCCCGCTGGCCGTCCGGGCGGGGCAGGCACTCGACTTCTTTGTCCCCAGCGACGTCGTCGCCCGACGGGCGGTCACCCTGCTCGGCGCAGCGGCCAGCCCCTCGCAGGCCCAGGCGAGCATCCGCGTGGCCCCCGTCCTCGCCGTCGTCCACCAGCGCATCGACACCGCGACGAACCCGAGCCACTGGCCCCTCACGCACCCGGTGTTCGTTGCGCTCGACCTGGCCCAGGATGCCGTCCGAGGCCGCGAGATCCTCGAAGGTTGGACCCCACCGAAGGAGTGGACCCGTGTCTGGTGACCGGGTCACCTTCGTCGGTGACGCGATGGCCGCCGTCGTCCAGGGGATCGCCGAAGCACACGCCCTAATCGGTCGACCGCCGGTCGTCGTGGGCGGGCTCGCCGTACTGGCCCGCCTGTCGAACCCCTACCGCGCCACCGTCGACCTCGACGTCGTCGACCGTCGACAGGGACCCGCTTCCCAGCTCGAGGTCCTCCGGGCAGGGGCCGGTGCTGAGCCGCTCGAGCCGGCGGCGGTGCTCCTCCAAACCCGCTTCGGGCCGGTAAAGATCGACGTGCTCGAGGTCCGCCAGATCGAACTCGACCGACCCAGCGACGACCCCGGTGACCGGCTATACGCCTCTGCCCGCGCCTGGGCCCACGACACGGCGACCGACCTCACGATCGAGGTGCTCCTCTCCGGCCACTCGAGCATTACCGTCACCACGCTCGTCGCAGAACCCGGACCGCTCATCGCTATGAAGCTCCAGGCGGTAGAGAACAGGTCGAGCAACAAGCAAGGCACCGACCTGCTCGACATCGTCCGCCTTTTGCTCGACCCAGCAACACGACCCCCGGCGTTGGCGCAGATCACCAGCGTCGCCCCGGCGGTCGCCCACGACATGGCCCTGCACGTGGACTTGTAGTTCGTCGACCGACGACAGCAGTCCTTGGCCCGGATCCGCAGCGCCACCGGCGACGACGTCACCGCAGACGACCTCGACCTCGTCGCCGAGCTCCTGACCGGCGCTCTGCAGCGAAAGCGCTGACCTCAACGCTCACCAGCCCGACCGGCCGGCAACGCTCCCAAAGCTGTCACCCCGGTCAATCGTTGCACGGGAATTCAAGAGGGGCCCGTCCTGAGTCCTCAGTCTTGGACGTCGACGCCGTGCAGGGCGGCGAGGTGTTCAAGGCCTTCGGTGTAACCCTGCCCGACTGAGCGAATGCGCCATCGGCCGGCTCGGCGGTACAGGGTGCAGAGCAGCATGGTGCGCTCACGGCTTGCGGCGTCGAGGGTGGCCCGGGCGACGGGGGTGCCATCGACGTCACGCACCACCAGTTCAATGGGTCCGAGGTCACCGAATGTCAGCGTGGCGTCGATGCTCGCGGCAATGATCACCCGTTCAGCAGCCAGCGGCAGCAGGTTCACATCGATGCCGACGACGGCCTCGAACGGGATGTCGAGCTCGATCTCGACGGAGCCTGTCGGGTGGCGGGGCTGGTTGTAGAAGCAGAAGTCCTCGTCGGCAGTCACCTGCTCGTCGGCGTCAACGACAAGTGCGACGACATCGACGTCGGGCGCGTGCCTCGGGTCGGGGTCGCTCAACCAGGAAACCTCGACCGTCCAACGGTGGCCCTCAGGGAGATCAACGACCGCTCCCTGACTAAGCACGGCGGCGGAGGCGGAAGGGACGACGGGCCGAACTGGTGGTGTGTCGAGCGCAGTGGTCCGCGGCGAAGGACTTGCCGTCCTAAGTGGTACCGCTTGCGGGGCGGCAGGCAGTGGCGTGAGGGTTTCCGATGCCAGGACCGGCAGCGACAGGGCGCGGGCTCGACGCCATCTCGGATCAGAGTCGTGCCCTTCGAGGGGGACGACGTCGGTGACCGATGCCGTCAGGTTTGCTGCGGCCTGTCCGCCCATCTCG
Proteins encoded in this region:
- a CDS encoding prevent-host-death protein codes for the protein MSGDRVTFVGDAMAAVVQGIAEAHALIGRPPVVVGGLAVLARLSNPYRATVDLDVVDRRQGPASQLEVLRAGAGAEPLEPAAVLLQTRFGPVKIDVLEVRQIELDRPSDDPGDRLYASARAWAHDTATDLTIEVLLSGHSSITVTTLVAEPGPLIAMKLQAVENRSSNKQGTDLLDIVRLLLDPATRPPALAQITSVAPAVAHDMALHVDL
- a CDS encoding transcriptional regulator; the protein is MTLELLIIEAFAQLGLAARFPVTTPDTGTDLVLTDQDVRINVQLKRRTLVDAATADRLLADAQPSDGVVFVVADRVTGDARGVLTSRGAGYLDLRGHLALRAEGLVIDADVPPAHQRPPRSRALAGKVGLEVAVSMLMSPSRPAAVREVARSLGRSPSTVSEVLSALRRDELLDEKNTLVGTGLFWQVSDRWPTRRTYLAQAPAPGDVSLTQALRLGLDDVDHEPGWALTDSAAAAAYGAPLAVRAGQALDFFVPSDVVARRAVTLLGAAASPSQAQASIRVAPVLAVVHQRIDTATNPSHWPLTHPVFVALDLAQDAVRGREILEGWTPPKEWTRVW